One Penicillium oxalicum strain HP7-1 chromosome III, whole genome shotgun sequence genomic region harbors:
- a CDS encoding histone H3 encodes MARTKQTARKSTGGKAPRKQLASKAARKAAPSTGGVKKPHRYKPGTVALREIRRYQKSTELLIRKLPFQRLVREIAQDFKSDLRFQSSAIGALQESVEAYLVSLFEDTNLCAIHAKRVTIQSKDIQLARRLRGERS; translated from the exons ATGGCTCGCACTAAGCAGACTGCCC GTAAGTCCACTGGTGGCAAGGCTCCCCGTAAGCAGCTCGCTTCCAAGGCTGCTCGTAAGGCCGCCCCCTCCACCGGAGGTGTCAAGAAGCCCCACCGTTACAAGCCCG GTACCGTCGCTCTCCGTGAGATCCGTCGCTACCAGAAGTCCACCGAGCTGCTCATCCGCAAGCTCCCCTTCCAGCGTCTGGTCCGTGAGATTGCCCAGGACTTCAAGTCCGACCTCCGCTTCCAGTCTTCCGCCATCGGTGCCCTCCAGGAGTCCGTCGAGGCCTACCTCGTCTCCCTGTTCGAGGACACCAACCTGTGCGCCATCCACGCCAAGCGTGTCACCATCCAGTCCAAGGACATCCAGCTGGCCCGCCGCCTCCGTGGCGAGCGCTCTTAG